AGATACATTTGTAACAGGTTTTACCTTTGAAATATTGGCCCAAGCAGCAGTATCATGTTTTTCAATGGGAATGCCTTGAAATTTTTCTTTGAAATTATTCTTAGCCATGTTACACACTCCTCTTTATTATATATTAAAATTTATACATGTTGAAGTTGTCTAACTTCATTATATATAGAAGATATAGTATTCATCTCATTCTCAGCCGCTGGTGATAGAGGATAATATCCCTTTTGTACCATCCACTGCCATACGTCGTAAGCATGATTACAACTCATTGTAAATGCATCTTTTAGAAATTGTCTTATTTCAGGATTACCAGTTTCCATAGCACTCCAAGCATATTCTCTACCTGCTCTTTTTAATGTTAAAAGATAGGCAGTAGCTATTTCTCTATCATTCATTTTTTGTACATTGGTATTAGGTGTGACTGACTCAAAACTGCTTACTGGTGACTTTGTAAAATCATTAAGCTTAACATTTAACTCTGGTACATTTAGTTTTTCATTAGGAGCACTAGCATTTTTTATAAATTCAACCTTCATATTATAATCTTGAATGTGAGCCGGAAAATGGGCCTCAAGCATATTTTTCAGTTCTTGATCTTGAACCATATTTTTAAACATGGCCATATTAGTTATAGAATTGACACAGCTAACAATCAATTCATGTAAATCATATAATTCATGTGATGCTAATTGCATAAAAATATCCTCCTATAATGGTTATTATTTTTTAATAGTACAACATTGTTAATATACTTCATTTTATATTTTTTATGCAATTCTATAGTACTACTTCCTTATATTTTTCTATTTAGTATGTCATTTACGCTTCAATTAATAAATTTAATTAATTTTTGGTTTTAAGTAAAATTTCTTTATTAATCAATGGTTGTATAAAAAAGGCATTATTTATATGAAAATGTTCTAAAAACCAATAGAGAAGTCAATTCTTGTTATGTTTATTTTTAAAATTTCATACATGATGGATCAGATGCAGTAGTTTATTGTGTGGATATGGATGGTGAAAAATTTTACAAATTATTTGGTAGAAAATTAGATAATTGCATAAAAGTTATATTAAAGCCATAACGTACAGATAAATTATAAAGGATTTATGAATAGATATAAGGCTGCTGCAAATAATAAACTTGTATTTAAATTTTGGAGGTGTGTAATTTGTTTAAACATGAAAAGCAGTTATTGAATAATTTACAAGTAAAAGTAGAAAGACCTAATCCACAATATGCAGTACTTATGCAGGAACAGCTAGGTGGTGGAAATGGAGAATTAAAAGCAGCGATGCAGTATATTTCCCAAAGTTTTAGAATAAAAGATCCAGCAATAAAGGATTTATTTCTTGACATAGGTACAGAAGAACTTAGTCATATGGAAATAGTTGCAGAAACTATAAATTTATTAAATGGACATGAAGTTAATCATGAAGCTGTAGGAAGCGGGGAAATTGAAACTCATATACTTTCTGGATTATCTCCGGTTTTAATAAATTCTTCAGGAGCTCCATGGACTGCTGATTATGTAACGGTTACGGGTGATATTGTAGCAGATATACTTTCTAATATAGCTTCAGAGCAAAGAGCTAAAGTTGTGTATGAATATCTATATCGTCAAATAAATGATAAGGAAGTAAGAAATACAATAGATTTTCTTTTAAATCGCGAAGAAGCACACAATACGCTATTTAGAGAGGCGTTAAACAAAATGAGAGATGAAGGATCAAATAAAGACTTTGGAGTAACAGAAGACTCTAAATTATATTTTGACTTATCAACACCAGGCAAGTATTTTGATGCACCTAATCCTACACCACCAAGTTTTGCTGGAACAAGAAGATAAAATATAAATAT
This genomic window from Clostridium pasteurianum DSM 525 = ATCC 6013 contains:
- a CDS encoding manganese catalase family protein, translating into MFKHEKQLLNNLQVKVERPNPQYAVLMQEQLGGGNGELKAAMQYISQSFRIKDPAIKDLFLDIGTEELSHMEIVAETINLLNGHEVNHEAVGSGEIETHILSGLSPVLINSSGAPWTADYVTVTGDIVADILSNIASEQRAKVVYEYLYRQINDKEVRNTIDFLLNREEAHNTLFREALNKMRDEGSNKDFGVTEDSKLYFDLSTPGKYFDAPNPTPPSFAGTRR
- a CDS encoding CDIF630_02480 family spore surface protein; amino-acid sequence: MAKNNFKEKFQGIPIEKHDTAAWANISKVKPVTNVSIPNEQETRNAKDWVDANQK
- a CDS encoding spore coat protein, producing MQLASHELYDLHELIVSCVNSITNMAMFKNMVQDQELKNMLEAHFPAHIQDYNMKVEFIKNASAPNEKLNVPELNVKLNDFTKSPVSSFESVTPNTNVQKMNDREIATAYLLTLKRAGREYAWSAMETGNPEIRQFLKDAFTMSCNHAYDVWQWMVQKGYYPLSPAAENEMNTISSIYNEVRQLQHV